The Kribbella jejuensis region TCGACGGTGGTCAGGGCGGTCTCGTACATGATCACCTCGACGTCGCCGGCCTTGCGGACGGTGGTGAGGGTGGCGGTCGCGGCGATGTCGTCGCCGGCCTTGATCGGGCGGGTGTAGCTGAACTTCTGCGCGCCGTGCACGATCCGGTCCAGCCGCAGGCCGAGCTCTTCGTCGTTCAGCAGCTGCTCGAGCGCACGGCTGCCGAGCACGAACGCGAACGTCGGCGGTGCGATCGCGTCGTCACCCCGGTACGCCGGGTTACCGTCGCCGATCGCGTCGGCGAACTCCCGGATCTTCTCCCGGCCGACCTGGTAGGACTCGGCGGCCGCGTAGCTCCGGCCGACCATCGTGGCGTCGATCGTCATATCCGCTAACCCTACTGGCACACTATGGCTCGGGTTTCCGCCGCCCACGATTCGATGGAAGGTTGATCGTGACGGCTGTGGCGGCGCTGGCGGAGTACGCGCCTCGGTACCGGGTGGAAATCGGTGAGCCGGAGGGCTCCGAGTGGCTGCGGGTGGACCGGATCCTCGAGCCCGGCAGCCCGGAGCTGACCGAGTTGCTCAAGCGTGACGACGAGGCGAGTTGTCACCGTACGGCGCATGCGAACGCGCTGAGCATGATGTCGTTCTACGCCGGGCGGGCGCCCGCGGCCGCGTTGCTGTTGTGGGCGCTGGAGGGGCACGTGCTCGACATCCGGCCGCAGAACCTGTGGGTCCGACCGCACGACGGGCATGGGATCGCCTCGGTGGCGATCCGGTCGGCCGACTTCCTGCCGGGTGGGTTGGAGACGCTGTACGACGTCGTACTGCGGCAACATCTGCTGCCGCTGTCCGAGGAGTTGCACCGGCGGACGCGGGCCGGTTTGCGGCAGGTGTACGGCGGGGTGGCGGCGGGCTGCGCGATGGGGTTCTGTGCCGCTACGCGTGAGGAGGTGACGGTCGAGCCGGCGTACCTGCTGGAGCGGTGGCGGACGTTCGTCGCGAAGGCACCGGGTGACCTGGCGCGGCTGGGGGACGTGGAGGTGGCGGCCGGGAAGCTCGTCTACCTGCGGAACACGTGCTGCCTGTACTACACGAGCCAGTCAGGCGAAGGCACCCTCTGCGGCTCCTGCTGCCTGACCCCACGTGACCAGCGTCTCACCGCCTACGAAGCCGGCCGCCCCATCCTCACCGTCTGAACACACAACACAAAGCCGCTCCGGACTGCCGGAGCGGCTTGGCTGGAACCTTGGATCAGCGGGTTTCGCGGTGGGAAACCTCACCCCGCCTTTCCCCGACCACAGCACAAAGCCGCTCCGGAGCGCCGGAGCGGCTTGGCGGAAACCCTGGATCAGCGGGTTTCGCGGTGCGAAACCTCACCCCGCCTTTCCCCGACCACAGCACAAAGCCGCTCCGGAGCGCCGGAGCGGCTTGGCGGAAACCCTGGATCAGCGGGTTTCGCGGTGGGAAACCTCACCCCGCCTTTCCCCGACCACAGCACAAAGCCGCTCCGGAGCGCCGGAGCGGCTTGGCTGGAGCCTTGGATCAGCGGGTTTCGCGGTGGTCCGTGTGGTCGTTGCAGCGGTGGCAGTACTTCTTCAGCTCAAGACGGTCCGGGTCGTTGCGCCGGTTCTTCTTGGTGATGTAGTTCCGCTCCTTGCACACCGTGCAGGCCAGCGTGATCTTCGGGCGGATGTCGGTCGACTTGGCCACTGCTACCTCTTCATGTCATGAGTACGCAACTTGGGTGATCGCACTCTCGAAATACTGCGCCGGTAGCGGGGGCGGGAGTCGAACCCGCGACACCACGATTATGAGCCGTGTGCTCTAACCACCTGAGCTACCCCGCCGGGTGAGTGAGTTCGGCATCCCACCCGGAAGCGGGATGCCGTGCTCAGAGCCCCTTTACGGAATCGAACCGTAGACCTTCTCCTTACCATGGAGACGCTCTGCCGACTGAGCTAAAGGGGCGGGCCGAGGAGAGAGATTACACGGTCTCCCGGCCGATGCGAAATCGAGTCAGGAGCGCCTTGCAGGCCCCTCAGTCCGTCCCGGAAATCATACCGGGTCCGCGGCAGTGCTCCTGACCATTTTCCGGTCCAGTACGGCGTCGTCGGCGGAGAAGTCGTCCGAGGCGTCCGCGGGCGGGTGCGCGAGGTGCCACCGCACGGACGCCCGCAGCGAGGCCGCCGGATCCGCGGGCACCCACCCGAGCACGTCGCGCGCCTTGGCGGAATCCGTCACCAGGTGCTGGCTGATCGCTCCGGTCAGCGCCAGATCCTCCGGCAGCAGGTCGTCGGGTACCCGTACCAGCTCCACGTCGTCCGCATCCGCCGCCGCGAGGATCTGCTCCGCGAACAGCCGGTACGGCGCGGTCGTCGGCTCCACCACGTTGAACGCGCCCGGGAAATCGCCGGCCAGTGCCAGCGACACCGCTGCCGCGACGTCGCCGACGTACACCCGGCCGAACAGGAACTGCCCGGAACCGACCGGAAGACGCTTTCGACCCGCCCGCACCCGGCGCAGCACGAATTCGAACCGGTGCTGGTAGTCGTACTCGCCGTACACCGCCGCGAGCCGGAGCACGGTCGCTCCGCGCGGCAGGTACCGCTCCTCCAGCTCGAGGTTCTCGTACCGCGGTCCGTCGACGAACCGGCGCTCCCGCAGCGGCGAGTCCTCGGTGAGCGGCACCACGTCGGTCGTCCGGTCCGAGTGCAGGGAGTCGTACGCGCGGTACACGTCACAGCTGGAGATCGCGATCAGCTTCACCTCCGGGCCGACCGCCGCGAGTGCGGCGTCGGCGGCGGTCGCGTTCATCCCGGAGATGTCGACGAGTGCCTCCGGCCCGAACGGTCCCAGCACCCCGGAAAGCGCTGCCGGATCGTTCCGGTCGACATGCGCGTGCTCGACCTCGACCAGGTTCTCCGGCTCGTTCTCGCCGCGGTGGACGACCAGCAACTGATGTCCCTCTGCGGCCAGGCGCTCGACGACGGCGCGGCCGATGAACCTGGTTCCGCCCAGAATCGCGATTCTCATGGACCCAGTCCTACCGGTCCCGGCATCGTGGGCCCAGAAACTTCTGCGAGTGGCAGAAACGATGTCGAGGAACGGCCGGCAGGTTCGTCATACCCATGAGACCCCATGAGACCCCATGACACCTATGTGAGGAGCACCAGATGGCTGCGAAGGCACAACCGCCGATCGTGTCGGCCGAGGAGTGGGAGAAGGCGCGGGCCGAGCTGTTGGTGGCCGAGAAGGAGGCCACCCGCGCCGAGGACCGGTTGGCGGCGCAACGGCGGCGGTTGCCGATGGTGCAGTTCGGCGAGTACACGTTCGCGGCGCCGGACGGTCCGGTGACACTGCGGGAGCTCTTCGGCGACCAGCAGCAGCTCGCGCTCTACCAGTTCATGAACGTCGGCCCGGATGCGCTCTGCGGCGGGTGCACGTACTTCACCAACAACGTCACCAACCTGGACACCCTGGCCCGGAACGGAATCGCGTGGGCGACGGTTTCGGACATGCCGCTCGAGCAAATGGCCGGGGACTGGAAGCGGATGGGCTGGGAACACATCCCGTTCGCGTCCTCGGCCGGTACGACGTTCTCCGCGGACTGCGGCGCGGGCGGCGGGTTCCTGCTGAACATGTTCTTCCGCGACGGCGACACTGTGTACCGGACCTATTCGACCGGTCAGCGCGGTGTCGACCGCCTGATGTTCAGCACCCTCGTCAGCGACCTGGCTCCGTACGGCCGCCAGGAGGACTGGGAGGACTCCCCCGAAGGCTGGCCGCAGCAGCCCACCTACGGCTGAGCCCAGACGCGGCTGGGGTACGACGCGCGCAGTACGGGCATCACCTCGGTGACGAAGGCTTCCACGGACTCCCGGTTCTCCTCCTCCGGGAGCCCGGCCACCTCCAGGGAGATCCCGGAGAGCTCGTGCCCGAAAGCCTCCTGGTACCGGCCGAACTTGTCGATCACCTGTTCCGGCGACCCGACGAGTACGGATCCGCCCTCGAGGAACTCTTCCAGCGTCCGGAACGGCAACTGGTTGTGCCGGGCGCCAGGCGAGTCCATGAACGCGTCGAAGATCGGCCGGTACCCGTCGACTGCTTGCTGGGACGTCTTCTTCACGTACAGCCCGTTGAACCCGGCGCCGACGACCGCGTCCGCCGGATCCCGTCCGTACGCCTCCCAGCGCTCCCGGTAGTGCTGGATAAGCCCCGCGTACTTGGCGAGCGGATGGAACCCGTTGGCGGAGAACAACGGATCGCCCCACCGAGCCGCGAGCTCGGTCGACTCGGTCGAGGACGCCGACCCGTGCCACAGCGGGATGCCGTCCGGGCGGTAGGGCCGCGGTTGCGTGGTCGCGTCCGTCAGCGCCGGGCGATACTTCCCCGACCACGACACTTTCGTCTCGCGCAGCAGCCTCCGGAGCAGCTCGTACTTCTCCCGGTTCCGGTCCCACTGCCCGTCGAGGTCGTACCCGAACAGCGCGTTCTGCTCCGGATCGTTGCCCTTGCCAATGATGATGTCGAGCCTTCCCCCGGACAGCTGGTCGAGCGTCGCGTAGTCCTCGGCCACCCGCACCGGATCGAGCAACGACAGCACGGTGACCGTGGTCAGCAGGCGGATCCGCGACGTGACCGCGGCGATGTAGGAGAGCACGACCGGCGGCGCCGAGGAGATGAAGCGCTGCGCGTGCCGCTCGCCCACGCCGTATGCGTCGAACCCCAACTCCTCGGCCCATTGCGCCTGCCGGACCACGTGCTGGAACCGCTCGGCCGGTGTGAGCTGTACGCCGCTGATCGGGTCGGGCGAGTTGTCGATCAGCGTGTAGGTACAGAACTTCACCGCACCCTCTTCTCGCCGGCGGTCACCGGAAGCGCGAGGCGGTTACCTGGTACCGGCGCGGGGCAGGTGCCGTACGCCGTGAATGCGAACGGCAGGTTGATCGTGCGGTTGAAGTCGATCCGCACCGACCCGTCCGGCTGGACCGGGCCGGTCGTGACGACCCGCCACGGCGCGGTCTCCTCACCGTTCGTCTTGTCGTGGAACGAGACGTTGAGCCGGCCGTCCGCCGCGGCGGTCGCGACCAGCTCGTACGTCGTACCGCCGAGCGCGACGTGCACCGTACCGACGGCGGTGATGTTCTGCCGGAGGTCGTCGCGGGCGGTCGACACCTCGACGCTCCGCGCCTTGGGGTACGGGCTGAAGTAGCCGGTGACGACCCACGAATCGTCCAGCGGGTACGTCGGTACGCCGCCGAAGCCCTGCCGGGTGGCCGCGTGCGGGTCCCGTTGGCGGATCGCGTACCGGCCGCCGCGGAGGACGAGTTCCGCGAGCCGGTCGCCGTACTGGAGCCAGCTGAGCGATCCGGCTTCCGGAACGGTTGCGGAAACCGTTCCGTGCACGGGTTCGCCGGCGAGGGTGAGTTCGCCCGAGGCCGCGGCGTACGCCTGGCCGGCCGCCCACCATTTTCCGGGCAGTCCGTCGATCACCGTCGGCGTCGGCTGCAGCCAGTCGAAGGCAACGATCGACAGCCAGCCGTAGTCCGTGTCGAGGTCGCGTTCCCGGGCGGCGTGCCAGGTATGCCAGTCCTGCTCGAGATCGGAGACGACGGTCATGATGCTTTCCTTTCTTCGCGGTGGGCAACCTCGGAGCGGACCAGCGGGATGACGTGCCGGCCGAAGTCGATCGCGTCGTCGTAGATGTCGTAGCCCCGGGCGGAGAAGATCCGGATCCCGAGGTCGTAGTAGTCCAGCAGTGCGGCAGCAACTGTTTCCGGTGTTCCGACCAGTGCGGTGGAGTTTCCGCCGCCACCGGTCAGCCCGGTCGGCGCGGTCCACAGCGCGCGATCGTGCCGATCGCCCTCGGCGACCGCCTTGAGCAAGCGCTGCGAGCCGGCGTTCTCCGGTGTCTTCGAGCGTAGCCGGGTGCTCGCCGGAACTCCGCCGGCCTGCACGGCCTTGATCCGGCCGAGGACGTTCTCCGCCTTCTCCCAGGCGAGTTCCTCGGTGGCCGCGATGATCGGCCGGAACGCGATCTGGATGATCGGCCGGTCCGTGCGCCCCGCCGCGGCCGCCGCGGCGTCGATGGTGGCGAGCTGCTCACGGGTGCCGGCCAGCGGTTCGCCCCAGAGCGCGAAGATGTCCGCCTCGGCCGCGCCGACCTCGTACGCCGCCGGGGACGAGCCACCGAACGAGATCCGCGGCCGCGGCTGCTGCAGCGGCTTGATGTCGGCCAGGAACTGCTCGAACCTGTAGTGCTCTCCGTCGAAGTCGAACCGCTGGTCCGAGGTCCAGGCCTGCTTCAGGATCTGGATGAACTCGCGGGTCCGCCCGTACCGGTCGTCCTTGGCCAGGAAGTCACCCTCGGCGGCCTGGTCCGCGGTCGAGCCGCCGGTGATCACGTGCACCTCGAAGCGTCCGTTGCTGAGCTGGTCCAGCGTGGCGAACGTCTTCGCGGTCAACGTCGGGTAGGCGACGTTCGGCCGGTGCGCGACGACCAGGTTGATCCGCTCGGTGCGGCCGGCGACGTACGCCGCGACCTGGGCCGGATCGGGTGCGCCGGAATGGTAGGCGAACAGGATCCGGTCCCAGCCGTTGTCCTCGTGGGCACGGGCGAGCTTGGAGGTGTACTCCAGGTCCAGCGGGCCGCCGGTTCGCGGCGTCACCTCGCTGGCCGGGTTGGTCCCGGCGATCCCCAGGAACTCAACTGGCATGACGTTCTTCCTTCCGTACGGTGGGAGCGAGAAGTTTGAGCAGGTCCCGGGCGACGGCGTCGTTCTGCCGGAAACCGGGGCCGTTGAAGTGCGGGCGGGAGAACCCGGACGAGCCGGCCGAGCCGGACACCGACGGACCGAGCAGGAACAGGTTTTCCTGGACCGAGCCGTCGGCGCGGATCGCGCGGCACCGCGAGTCGGCCTTGAGCTGCCCGCCGCCGAGGCTGGTGCCGTCGGCGGCGAACAGTTCGTCGGCCGCGAGGACGCCGGAGGCCAGCAGGCCGCGGAGCAACGGATCGGAGGCCGCGAGGACGTCGGGACGCGGGAGACGGGCCTCGACGAACGCTCGCGCGGTGATCTCACCCGCCACACCGGGGCTCCAGGCAACGAATTTGTCGTTGTCGATAGCAACTTCCAGGTCAGGGCCGGCGAACCGGACGATTCCTGCGCGGTGCAGCGCGAGCAGCTCTTCCAGCCGCCGCGGCGGCGGCCCACTCGCCACGAATGAGAAGAACCCGTGCCACTCGGTCTCCACCTTTCGCACCCGATCCTCGTCCGACAGTTGCCCGTCGGTGATCGCTCGCGACAACACGGTGTAGATGCTGAGCAAGGCGTTGAACACCGCCAGATCAGCCGAGTAGGCAGGGTCGGCCCGCCGCAACAGGTCCCCCTCGATCAGCTCGACCATGAACTGCTCGAACCGTCCCCGCTCGGCGAACACCCTCCCACCCAACGGCCGATCCACCTCCTGCCGGACAAACCGATCCGCAGGATCCGGCACCGCAACAGCAACCACGTCCACGAACCCCCCATCGGCCTCCCTCGATCCGCAGTTCTGGGCCGGCGTGGGGTGCCAGTTGTCCAGAGCCTTCGCGAACTCCTCCCAGGGCATGCGGACTCGCTCGGGATGGGCGGTGAACAACTGCTTGTAGTGGGCGTACGCGAGTTCCTTCTCGATCAGTGGCAGTACGTCCCGGTCGAAGTCGAGGGGCCCGTCCCCGAGCGCCTCCTTCCTCAAGTAGTGCGTGGGAACAGGCTTGGTACCGGCAACCGTGTAGCCCAGCTTCGAGTGGTACGGGACCCCGCGGCGCGACCCGACGTACAGCACCGGCTCGTCGCCGGACGGCCGGTACGTGAGAAGCCCGTCGCACTCGTCGTACCAGCCGCCACGTCCCTCGGTGAGCAGCACCATCAGGTCGATGAACGCCTGCCCGAACCCGCGTACGATCACCGGTGCCTGCGGCCACAACCCGTCGAGATCGACGTCGGCCGTGTACCCGGGCGGAATGTAGGTCAGCCCCGCATCGGCGGCCTGTGCCGCCCAGGCGGATTCAGATGCCGTCGGCAACCGATCCAGGTAGCCGAGGGCAAGTACCACCGCGTCGGCCGCGATCTCGGCCCCGGACTCGAGCACCACCCGCTGGTCCGCGGTGAGCTCGACGGCCCGCTCCCGGTGCGTACTGACGGTCGCGGGGAGATCGCGGACGACGCGCTTCCACACCCACGCCAGGTACTCCGCCTGCTCCAGCCGCGACGGGAAGTCCATCGGCCCGGGCGGCTCCAGCCCGGCTTCCTCCAGGATCACCGCCCCCTCACCGGCAACCCAGGTGGCCAGGTCCGGCCCGGGAACGATCGGCCCTTCGCACTCGACCGACTCGTCGGTGAAGATCGTGACGTCGGACGTCATCGAGTTCATCCACAGCAACCGCGACTGTTCCCGCCGCCAGATCCGGCCACCACCGGCCGGATACGGATCGACGACATGGATGTGTACGTCGCGACCGCCGAGCAACTCGTCCGCGCTGGCCGCGAACCGCTCCAGCAGGCCTACCGTCCGCGGCCCGCCGCCGACGAACACGACAGTTGCCGGCGGCTCCTTCCACGGGCGCATCGCCGAAACCGTCATCGCGACAACCCCAGGTGGTCGCGCAGCGTCGTACCGCTGTACTCGGTCCGGAACACGCCGTACTCGCGGAGCAGTGGGACGACCCGGTCGACGAAGTCGTCGAGGCCGCCCGGGGTCAGATGCGGAACGAGTACGAAACCGTCTGCCGCGTTCTCCTGAACGTGCCGGTTGACCGCTTCCGCGACCGTGGTCGGCGAACCGACGAACGTCTGCCGGTTCTGCTGGTTGATCACGGTCTGCCGCAGCGACCAGCCGTTCGCCTCGGCCTGCGCCCGCCATTCGGCAACGATCGGGAACGGATCGTTGTACCCGACGCGCCCCTGCGTCACCGACGATCCGACCACCGGGTCTTCGGCCGGCAACGGTCCGTCCGGGTCGTAGGCGGACAGGTCCCGTCCCCACAGCAGCTCCGCCAGCACCAGCGCGGTCGGCCCGGAGACTTGCTGCTCCCGGATGTACGCCGCCTTCTCGATCGCCTCGGCGTCGGTGTCCGCGACCACGACCGTCACGGCAGGCATGATCTTCAGCGAGTCCTCGCTCCGGCCGTACTTCGCCAGCCGCGACTTCACGTCCTTGTAGAAGGTCTGCCCAGCGGCGAACGTCCCGTGCCGGCTGAAGATCACGTCCGCGCTCGCGGCCGCGAACTCCCGGCCCTCGTCGCTGTCACCGGCCTGGATGATCACCGGCCGGCCCTGCGGCGACGGTGGCAATCCGAACCGTCCGTGGATGCTGAAGTGCGGGCCGTCGTCCGCGAAGGCCCCAGCGCCTTCGCGGGCGAACGTTCCCGCCGCCTGGTCGAGCACGAGCTCGTCGCCGGTCCAGGAGTCCCAGAGTTTGCGCACGATCCGCAGCGATTCCTGCGCGCGGGTGTACCGGTCCGCCTTGTCCAAGTAGCCGCCGCGGCGGAAGTTCTCGCCGGTGAACGCGTCCCAGGAGGTGACGACGTTCCAGGCCGCGCGCCCGCCGGACACGTGGTCGAGCGTGGCGAGCCGCTTGGCGAGTTCGTACGGTTCGTTGAAGGTCGAGTTCACCGTCGCCGCGAGACCGAGGTGAGTGGTGACCGCGGCGAGTGCGCTGAGGACCGTCAGCGACTCGGGGCGGCCGACGACGTCGAGGTCGTGGATCTTTCCTTTGACCTCGCGGAGCCGGAGTCCTTCGGCCAGGAAGAAGAAGTCGAAGGTTCCGCGTTCCGCCGTTTCCGCGAGTTTCCGGAACGAGGAGAACTCGATCTGTGAGCCGGATGCCGGGTCCGACCACACCGTGGTGTTGTTGACGCCCGGGAAGTGCGCGGCCAGGTGGAGCTGCTTGGTCATCGCGCGCTCCCCGAGAACGTGTTCCGCGGTCGTCCCAGGCCCAGTCGCCCGCGCAGACTCCCGCCCCGATCCGCCGGCCCGGTCAACCCGCGCGCCCGCAGCTCGGGCAGCACCTGATCAGCAATCACCGGCACGTCCAGCTCGAGCGAGGCCGGCCGCAGATGCACGCCGTCGATCCCCGCGGCGGCCCACCGCCCGATCTCCTCGACCAATGCCCCGACCTCTTCGGCCTCTACGGGGAGTGAAACCACAATCACCGGCACAGAACGGGAGCCCTCCGCTGCGATTCCGCTGGTGCGCAGGGCCTGCAGCTGAGCGGCGACCTCGTCGGAATCCGGCAGCAACACCAACTCGGCATCGCGGGCAGCCTCGAGCGCCTCCGGCGTACGAACGAAGACCGCGGTCACTGGATGACCCTGAGGGGGCCTCGGAACGATCGACGGACCTTTGACGGAAAACGTCGGCGAGGAGAAGTCGACGTAGTGCAGCCGCTCCCGGTCGACGTACCGGCCGGTCGAGGCGTCGCGGATGATCGCGTCGTCCTCCCACGAGTCCCACAACCGCCGGCTCACGTCGACGACGTACCGCGCCTCCCGCCAGGTCTCCGCAGCCGAGGCCGGCTCCCGGCGGCCGATCACCGCGGCCGCTTCACCGGATGTCGACACCTCGACAACCCAGCCGGCGCGACCGCCCGAGATGTGGTCGAGCGTCGCCACCGACGCCTGCACATGGAACGGCTCGGTGTGCGTGACCGTGATCGTCGGCAACAACCCGATCCGCTCGGTCACCGGAGCAACTCGCGCCGCCAGCCCTAGCGCATCGAGCCGCACGCTCACCCGGTCCGGTACGTCCTCGGGCGCCTCCAACGCATCGGCGAACGTCACGAAGTCGATCCCCGCCGCCTCCGCCCGCTGCGCGGCGCGTACCGCGAGCTCGCCGGTCAGCAGCGCCCGCGGATCCACCTCGGCACCGCGCCAGGCCGCCGGATCCGCGCCGGCCCCGTCGATCTCCAGACCGATGATCACGACGCCACCTTCAGCGCCACGGTGATCTCCTTGGCGAACGGCAGCGGCCCGACGGACTCGGGATCCGCCGCGGTGTCGAACTGCGGCTCGAAGCCCGCCGCCAGGTACAACCCAGCTGCCTCCGGCTGTCGCGGCCCCGTCGTCAGATACAGCCGCCGGTACCCGAGATCCGCGGCCGCGGCCTCCAACTCCGCGAGCACCCGGCGCCCGAGCCCCTGGCGCCGATGCAGCTGCGACGTCCACATCCGCTTCACCTCGGCGGTCTCGTCGTCGTACCGCCGGATCGCCCCGCCGGCCACCGTTTGCCCGCCGTACCGCAACAACACGAACGCGCCACCGCGTTCACCGTGGAAGTCCGACGGCGGTACTTCGGTCAGCTGGGTGTTCTCGTTCGTCCGCCCGTACCGCGTGCTGTACTCGACGACGAGATCCGCCAGCAACGGCGCTGCCTCCGGGTCCTCCGGCCGTACCCGGACCGCCTCGACCGCTCCGAGCTGCAGCGGCACGCTCTCCACCACCGGCGCGCCCTCGACCGTTGCGAGAAACGCCTCGGTCACCTGGTACAGCGGTACCGACGCGGCCGGATCGAGCAGCAGCCCGCCGCCTTCATACACGTGGATGTGCGACGACAGTACGAACCACCCCTGCCCGATCGCGCCCGCGCCCAAGCTAGTCAGCACCGGCCGGAGCGCGTAGTCGATCACCAGCACGTGTGCCGGCGTACCACCCGTTGCCAACGGCAACACCGTCTTGCCCTTCAGTGCGTACTGCGGCAACAGGTCGAGGAACACCTTCAGTAGACCGGAGTACGCCGCCTTGTAGACCGGGGTCGTGACGACGACGGCATCGGCGGCCTCCAGTACCGCGACCGCGGCGGAAATCGCTGGATCGTCGGCCGCGCCGCGCAGCAGCGGCTCGGCCGGGAGGTCGCGGAGCACGATCGGCGTCACGGTGTGGCCGTGGCTGATCAGCCGTTTGGTGACGTGGTCGAGGACCGCGTCGGTGCGTGAGGAAAACGACGGACTGCTCGAAATCGTTGCGATGGTCGCCATAGGAAAGCTCGCTCCTACTTCTTCGGAAGGCCGGGGGGATTGATCAAGGACTTCGGGACGGCCTCGGCCTGCAGTCCCCACTTGGCCAGGACCTTCGCGTAGCTGCCGTCGGCGATCGCCGCGTTCAGCGCGTCGGCGAGCGGCTTGACCAGGCCGTTGTCCTTCTTCGTCGCGACCGCGACCAGACCCTGCACCGGGTAGCTGGACGAGACGGTGCCGACGATCTCGGTCTGGTGCTGGGTGGCCACGTGGTACGAGGCGTTCGGGTTCGGGCCGAGGTACAGGTCGATCCGCCCGGACTGCAGCGCGAGGTAGGTGTCGGCGGACTGCTGGTAGTACTTGATGATCACGGGTTTGCGGCCGGCCGCGACGTCCTGCTTGCTCCAGTCGGCGAGGATCGCCTCCTGCAGCGTTCCGGAGCCGACGGCAACGGTCTTGCCCGCGACGTCGGCCGGACCGGTGACCTTCAGGCCGGAGCCCTTCTTCGCCTCGAAGGCGTGCAGCCCGAGCCGGTACGACGCGAAGTCGTACTTCTCCTTGCGCAGCTCGGACACTCCGATGTTCGAGATTCCGACCTGGTACTTCCCGGAATCGAGCCCGAGGAACAGGTTCTCCCAGCTGGTCGTCTCGATCTCGGGTTTCAGCCCGAGCACGCTCGCGAGCAGGTAGGCGATGTCGATCTCGACACCGATCGGTGTCTTGTTGTCGTCGGCGGTGAAGCCCAGTGGCGGCTGCCCGCCACCGGCGGAACCGTTGCCGACCACCAGCGTCCCCGAGTCCCGCACGGCCGCCGGTAGCTCCGCCGCGATCGCGTCCACCTTCGCCGAGGTGACGTGCGTCTGCTTCGCCGAGGTGTCGAAGGCGACCTCGGAGGCCTTCGATGCCGACGTGGTCTGCGGATCAGCGCAGGCAGCGAGCAACAGCACACCGGCGGATACCAGCATCAGATGTTTTCTCATCAGTCGTCCTCAGCTCGTGATCGGCAGGCCGGGCGGGTTGATCTCGGACTTCGCGACCGCCTCGTTCGAGACGTTCCAGCGGGCCAGTACCTTGGCGTAGCTGCCGTCCGCGATCACCGCGTTCAGCGCCGCCTGGTAGGCCTTGACCAGCCCGTCGTCCTTCTTGGTGGTGGCCGCGATCAGTCCCTGCAGCGTCGGCCCGGCGCCGGAGAACTTTCCGATCGTTTCCGTGTCGCCCGACGTCTTGACGTGGTACGCGATCGACGGGTTCGGACCGAAGTACGCATCGATCCGCCCGGAGCTCAGCGCCAGGTACGTGTCGGTGTTCTTCTGGAAGTACCTGATCGTTGCCGCGGGCAACCCAGCCTTGATGTTCGCCTCGTTCCAGTCGACCAGGATCTTCTCCTGGTTCGTCCCGGAACCGACCGCGATCGTTTTCCCGGCGATGTCCTTGCCGCTGGTGACCCGCCAGCTGCCACCCTTCTTCGCCTCGAACGCGATGTCGTCCTTGCGGTACGTCGCGAAGTCGTACTTCTGCTTGCGCTTCTCAGTCACGGTGATGTTCGAGAATCCGACGTCGTACTTCTGCGAATCGAGACCGACGAACAGGTTCTCCCAGCTCGTCACCTCGATCTCCGGCTTCAGCCCGAGCGCGTCCGCGACCAGGTACGCAATGTCCACCTCGAGCCCGATCGGGGTCTTGTTGTCGTCGGCGTAGAAGCCGAGCGGCACACTGCCGCTGCCGAAGCCCGCACCGACGATCAACGTCCCGCGGTCGCGGACCTTGGCCGGCAACAGCGCGGCCGCGGCCTCGTTCTTGGCCGTCGTCACCCGGTTCTGGGAAGCCGACGTGTTCACACCGGTATCGGTGGTGGAGGAGGCGGTTGCCTGCGCGCCGCAGCCGGCCAGCGTCAGC contains the following coding sequences:
- the ssuE gene encoding NADPH-dependent FMN reductase; this translates as MATIATISSSPSFSSRTDAVLDHVTKRLISHGHTVTPIVLRDLPAEPLLRGAADDPAISAAVAVLEAADAVVVTTPVYKAAYSGLLKVFLDLLPQYALKGKTVLPLATGGTPAHVLVIDYALRPVLTSLGAGAIGQGWFVLSSHIHVYEGGGLLLDPAASVPLYQVTEAFLATVEGAPVVESVPLQLGAVEAVRVRPEDPEAAPLLADLVVEYSTRYGRTNENTQLTEVPPSDFHGERGGAFVLLRYGGQTVAGGAIRRYDDETAEVKRMWTSQLHRRQGLGRRVLAELEAAAADLGYRRLYLTTGPRQPEAAGLYLAAGFEPQFDTAADPESVGPLPFAKEITVALKVAS
- a CDS encoding ABC transporter substrate-binding protein, with the translated sequence MRKHLMLVSAGVLLLAACADPQTTSASKASEVAFDTSAKQTHVTSAKVDAIAAELPAAVRDSGTLVVGNGSAGGGQPPLGFTADDNKTPIGVEIDIAYLLASVLGLKPEIETTSWENLFLGLDSGKYQVGISNIGVSELRKEKYDFASYRLGLHAFEAKKGSGLKVTGPADVAGKTVAVGSGTLQEAILADWSKQDVAAGRKPVIIKYYQQSADTYLALQSGRIDLYLGPNPNASYHVATQHQTEIVGTVSSSYPVQGLVAVATKKDNGLVKPLADALNAAIADGSYAKVLAKWGLQAEAVPKSLINPPGLPKK
- a CDS encoding ABC transporter substrate-binding protein, which produces MKRFLVLSLALLTLAGCGAQATASSTTDTGVNTSASQNRVTTAKNEAAAALLPAKVRDRGTLIVGAGFGSGSVPLGFYADDNKTPIGLEVDIAYLVADALGLKPEIEVTSWENLFVGLDSQKYDVGFSNITVTEKRKQKYDFATYRKDDIAFEAKKGGSWRVTSGKDIAGKTIAVGSGTNQEKILVDWNEANIKAGLPAATIRYFQKNTDTYLALSSGRIDAYFGPNPSIAYHVKTSGDTETIGKFSGAGPTLQGLIAATTKKDDGLVKAYQAALNAVIADGSYAKVLARWNVSNEAVAKSEINPPGLPITS